In Pseudobdellovibrio exovorus JSS, the genomic stretch GCTGACGGTGTCCTCTCTATAAGCCTAAAAGCTCTGGTTCTAAATGCCAGCTACGAGCCCCTGCGAATCATCTCATGGCAAAAAGCGCTGCTGATGTGGTTCCAAGAAAAAGTAGAAATCTTAGAATATCACACGGCTATGGCTCGTTCTGTGACTAACTCTTTTCAATTGCCTAGCGTGCTCCGATTGAAAGCCTATGTGAAACCTAAAAAATTAGATGGCGTTCGTTTTTGCCGCGAAAATGTTTACATTCGTGATAACTACACCTGTCAGTATTGCGCCGTGAAGTTCACTTACAAAGAGCTAACCATTGATCACGTATTACCGGCATCACAAGGTGGTCCGAAGACATGGACCAATATTGTGACCGCCTGTCGTTGTTGCAATCAAACTAAGGCCAATCGCACCCCAGAAAAAGCTAAAATGCCTCTGCTGAAACAGCCCAAAGCGCCCCAATGGCTACCCGTCATTGACTTTCATTTGGATGAAGAAAAAGAGGCTAAGGCACCTCCGACATGGAAAGATTATTTGAGATTCAAAACAAATTAATTTGTGCTATCACTAAGTGATGGGCACAACTGAATCTTATAAAACTCTACTTATCAGCACCGAACAAACATACGACTTACGCGACCGCGTTTTAAGA encodes the following:
- a CDS encoding HNH endonuclease, with translation MMTADGVLSISLKALVLNASYEPLRIISWQKALLMWFQEKVEILEYHTAMARSVTNSFQLPSVLRLKAYVKPKKLDGVRFCRENVYIRDNYTCQYCAVKFTYKELTIDHVLPASQGGPKTWTNIVTACRCCNQTKANRTPEKAKMPLLKQPKAPQWLPVIDFHLDEEKEAKAPPTWKDYLRFKTN